In Frondihabitans sp. PAMC 28766, a genomic segment contains:
- a CDS encoding type II toxin-antitoxin system HipA family toxin, with translation MAYTPVAAAEVTAWGLRVGAVAPDPRLGAYVFEYYPDWVARGIELAPLEMPISRRRHVYPALPEATYHRLPALLADALPDDFGNAIIDAWLARQGIRQNDVTPLDRLAYMASRAMGALEFRPSRGPRQRVASAVEMSALVEGARSVLDERFAGDRETEAAIQSLIQVGTSAGGARAKAVIAWNPATGEIRSGQLPADQGFEFWLIKLDGVGRDAELGSGGEYGRVEYAYSLMAREAGLDMTECRLLEENGRAHFMTKRYDRASDGAKVHALTLCGLAHLDFRQRQTHDYSQYFQAIEALSLGPDAREQAFRRMVFNVLAANCDDHTKNFSFLLPGPSASGSWGLAPAYDVTFAFNPNGQWTYQHLMSVNGRFRDIDRADLMAVADRHLVPGASMVVDEVRAAVAGWRSHADAAGVTRSSAAAMAAAMPHL, from the coding sequence ATGGCCTACACGCCGGTCGCCGCCGCCGAAGTCACTGCCTGGGGCCTCCGTGTCGGAGCCGTCGCACCCGACCCGCGGCTCGGCGCCTACGTGTTCGAGTACTACCCCGATTGGGTCGCCCGCGGCATCGAGCTGGCGCCCCTCGAGATGCCGATCAGCCGGCGGCGGCACGTCTACCCGGCCCTCCCCGAGGCGACCTACCATCGGCTGCCCGCCCTGCTCGCCGACGCCCTCCCCGACGACTTCGGCAACGCCATCATCGACGCGTGGCTCGCCCGGCAGGGCATCCGGCAGAACGACGTCACCCCGCTCGACCGCCTCGCCTACATGGCAAGCCGCGCCATGGGCGCCCTCGAGTTCCGCCCGTCACGGGGCCCGCGGCAGCGAGTGGCCTCCGCCGTCGAGATGAGCGCACTCGTCGAGGGGGCCCGCAGCGTGCTCGACGAGCGGTTCGCGGGCGACCGCGAGACCGAGGCGGCGATCCAGAGCCTCATCCAGGTCGGCACCTCGGCCGGCGGGGCGCGCGCGAAGGCCGTCATCGCCTGGAACCCGGCCACCGGCGAGATCCGCTCGGGCCAGCTGCCGGCCGACCAGGGCTTCGAGTTCTGGCTGATCAAGCTCGACGGCGTCGGGCGCGATGCCGAGCTCGGTTCGGGCGGTGAGTACGGGCGCGTCGAGTACGCCTACTCGCTGATGGCCCGCGAGGCCGGGCTCGACATGACCGAGTGCCGCCTGCTCGAAGAGAACGGCCGCGCGCACTTCATGACGAAGCGGTACGACCGCGCATCCGACGGGGCGAAGGTGCACGCGCTGACGCTGTGCGGCCTCGCCCACCTCGACTTCCGGCAGCGGCAGACGCACGACTACTCCCAGTACTTCCAGGCCATCGAGGCCCTCAGCCTCGGGCCCGATGCCCGCGAGCAGGCTTTCCGGCGCATGGTGTTCAACGTGCTGGCTGCGAACTGCGACGACCACACGAAGAACTTCTCGTTCCTTCTGCCAGGGCCTTCTGCGTCAGGATCCTGGGGGCTCGCGCCCGCCTACGACGTCACCTTCGCCTTCAACCCGAACGGGCAGTGGACGTACCAGCACCTGATGAGCGTCAACGGCCGCTTCCGCGACATCGACCGCGCCGACCTCATGGCGGTGGCCGACCGGCATCTCGTGCCCGGGGCCTCGATGGTCGTCGACGAGGTGCGGGCCGCGGTCGCCGGCTGGCGTTCGCACGCCGATGCCGCGGGCGTGACGCGTTCCTCCGCGGCGGCCATGGCTGCCGCCATGCCGCACCTCTAG
- a CDS encoding SOS response-associated peptidase produces MCGRFVMSRASSDLVALFDVDVTGDTLPEPSWNIAPTAPVSLLVDAAPRGDDAGGPPVRRLAAARWGLVPSWADDPRVGAKAFNARIETAAEKPTFRDAVVSRRAVIPASGYYEWADEPDGSKAPMYVTLPEGELMLFAALYEWWRDPARPASDPARWVLSTTVLTRDSSGPLAEIHPRMPVLVGAELMEDWLDPETEGDADLLEGVSGESLQHAERCSFRRVAEVGVPQ; encoded by the coding sequence ATGTGCGGAAGATTCGTGATGTCGCGCGCCTCGAGCGACCTGGTGGCCCTCTTCGACGTGGACGTGACGGGAGACACTCTTCCAGAGCCTTCCTGGAATATCGCTCCGACTGCCCCGGTGAGTCTCCTCGTCGACGCCGCACCGCGCGGCGACGACGCCGGCGGCCCTCCGGTGCGGCGGCTGGCGGCGGCCCGCTGGGGTCTCGTTCCGTCGTGGGCGGACGACCCGCGCGTGGGGGCGAAGGCGTTCAATGCGCGCATCGAGACGGCGGCCGAGAAGCCCACGTTCCGCGATGCGGTCGTCAGTCGGCGGGCGGTGATCCCCGCGTCCGGGTACTACGAATGGGCCGACGAGCCGGACGGCTCCAAGGCGCCGATGTACGTGACCCTGCCCGAGGGTGAGCTCATGCTCTTCGCGGCGCTGTACGAGTGGTGGCGTGACCCGGCCAGGCCGGCGTCGGATCCTGCGCGCTGGGTTCTGTCGACCACGGTGCTCACGCGCGACTCGTCCGGGCCCCTCGCCGAGATCCACCCGCGGATGCCGGTGCTCGTCGGGGCCGAACTGATGGAGGACTGGCTCGACCCCGAGACGGAAGGCGACGCCGACCTGCTCGAGGGCGTGTCGGGCGAATCGCTGCAGCACGCCGAGCGGTGCTCATTTCGGCGGGTGGCCGAGGTGGGCGTGCCACAATGA
- a CDS encoding DUF6504 family protein: MKIDERVPVETTEGGAPLRFTWRRVVYGVVSSPEVWVTRRDWWRSATRAPRGEGRYLVEMPVWRVDALPLTDGAHRVDGTFDLARDPASGEWLLLGVFDDQVDQQLFA; this comes from the coding sequence ATGAAGATCGACGAGCGGGTTCCGGTCGAGACGACCGAGGGCGGGGCTCCCCTGCGGTTCACCTGGCGGCGGGTGGTCTACGGCGTGGTGTCGTCACCCGAGGTGTGGGTCACCCGGCGCGACTGGTGGCGGTCGGCCACGAGGGCGCCCCGCGGCGAGGGGCGGTATCTGGTCGAGATGCCGGTGTGGCGGGTCGACGCGCTGCCGCTGACCGACGGCGCGCACCGGGTCGACGGCACGTTCGACCTCGCGCGCGATCCTGCCTCCGGCGAGTGGCTGCTGCTCGGGGTGTTCGACGACCAGGTCGACCAGCAGTTGTTCGCGTGA
- a CDS encoding helix-turn-helix domain-containing protein, with product MPFVENIDVATDQWESRLGAQVRSLRLEHGSDQQSLARLADVSLSSLKNLENGRGSTLRTLVRILRALDAASWLDTLAPEPTVSPLDVLRGQAETPRRRVYRPRKSV from the coding sequence ATGCCCTTTGTAGAGAACATCGATGTCGCCACAGACCAGTGGGAGTCGCGGTTGGGCGCCCAGGTGCGGTCGCTCCGTCTCGAGCACGGCTCCGACCAGCAGTCGCTCGCCCGGCTCGCCGACGTCAGCCTCTCCTCGCTCAAGAACCTCGAGAACGGGCGGGGCAGCACTCTGCGCACCCTCGTTCGCATCCTGCGCGCCCTCGACGCGGCCTCCTGGCTCGACACCCTGGCGCCCGAGCCCACGGTCAGCCCCCTCGACGTGCTGCGCGGGCAGGCCGAGACGCCCCGCCGTCGCGTCTACCGCCCGCGAAAGAGCGTCTGA
- a CDS encoding App1 family protein, protein MLGSRKTYAPSGVVGSGVEPMLHRAARIEDALHAFRERNARRRGQIPTIVPYSGYGGPGWIRILCRVLLTKEGERRSNEHTHVRGWRSFTSVPIDAVVVEAVIDGVTHPVTADRGGVVDARVEVDLSPGWHTITLRTEGSLEVEAPIFVIDPTVRFGIISDIDDTVMVTALPRPLLAAWNTFVLDEHARRPVPGMAVLYERLRTTHSGCPVVYLSTGAWNVAPTLSRFLTRNFYPQGPLLLTDWGPTHDRWFRSGRLHKEQSLRRLAAEFPDLKWLLVGDDGQHDEELYGEFLREHPDNVEAVAIRQLSSSEAVFAGGRSRGEEHERTTNVPWLYAPDGAGLWDQLVAKGLVSESTK, encoded by the coding sequence ATGCTGGGTTCCCGTAAGACCTACGCGCCCTCCGGCGTCGTCGGCAGCGGCGTGGAGCCGATGCTCCACCGCGCCGCTCGCATAGAAGACGCGCTGCACGCCTTCCGAGAGCGCAACGCCCGGCGGCGGGGTCAGATCCCGACCATCGTGCCGTACTCGGGTTACGGCGGGCCGGGGTGGATCCGCATCCTCTGCCGCGTCCTGCTCACGAAGGAGGGCGAGCGCCGGTCGAACGAGCACACGCACGTGCGCGGTTGGCGCAGCTTCACCAGCGTGCCGATCGACGCCGTGGTCGTCGAGGCCGTCATCGACGGGGTCACGCACCCCGTCACGGCTGACCGCGGCGGTGTCGTCGACGCCCGGGTCGAGGTCGACCTGTCGCCTGGCTGGCACACCATCACGCTTCGCACCGAGGGCTCGCTCGAGGTCGAGGCGCCCATCTTCGTGATCGACCCGACCGTGCGCTTCGGCATCATCTCGGACATCGACGACACCGTGATGGTGACGGCTCTCCCCCGCCCGCTGCTCGCGGCCTGGAACACCTTCGTGCTCGACGAGCACGCCAGGCGCCCCGTGCCCGGCATGGCCGTGCTCTACGAGCGCCTGCGCACGACCCACTCGGGCTGCCCGGTGGTCTACCTCTCGACCGGCGCCTGGAACGTCGCCCCGACCCTCTCGCGATTCCTGACCCGCAACTTCTACCCCCAGGGCCCACTGCTCTTGACCGACTGGGGCCCCACGCACGACCGCTGGTTCCGCAGCGGCCGACTGCACAAAGAGCAGTCGCTGCGCCGCCTGGCCGCCGAGTTCCCCGATCTCAAGTGGCTCCTCGTCGGAGACGACGGGCAGCACGACGAAGAGCTCTACGGCGAGTTCCTCCGCGAACACCCCGACAACGTCGAGGCCGTCGCGATCCGCCAGCTCTCGTCGAGCGAGGCGGTCTTCGCCGGTGGCCGATCGCGCGGCGAAGAGCACGAGCGGACCACGAATGTGCCCTGGCTGTACGCACCCGACGGTGCCGGGCTCTGGGATCAACTCGTGGCGAAGGGGCTCGTCTCCGAGTCGACGAAGTAG
- a CDS encoding glucose-6-phosphate dehydrogenase translates to MTETSTLIILGASGDLTERLLLPGLASLLKSDRGVDVKLIGTGRSARSPKEWDDVVKTAFNGDAGSDLAKRTLASSEYIQGDPTDSAHLEKLFEASEGEPVMYFALPPAISVKVIKALEKITVPDGLRLALEKPFGNDEEGARDLNAELLKVVPEERIHRTDHFLGRSTVLDIIGLRFANRLFEPVWNSDNIEKVEIFYDEILGLEGRAQYYDKAGALIDMIQSHLLQILAVIAMDAPASIDAVELRSEIARVLRATWVKDGDPVTSSRRGQYTAGTIDGKDVPSYSDEDGVDNALQTETLAEVEFEIKTRRWAGVPFILRSGKGMEKIRKEVLITFKPVPVLPAGLKGASTPDTLRIEISPETLELGVTTNGKGNPFSLEKSILKTDLGKPELTPYGEVLSGIFHDDPTLSIRGDVAERCWAIVAPVITAWKSDMVPLEKYAAGSSGPAEWTTSKEA, encoded by the coding sequence ATGACCGAGACGAGCACACTCATCATCCTCGGCGCCTCCGGTGACCTCACCGAGCGCCTCCTCCTCCCCGGCCTCGCGAGCCTGCTGAAGAGCGACCGCGGCGTCGACGTCAAGCTGATCGGCACCGGCCGCAGCGCACGCAGCCCGAAAGAGTGGGACGACGTCGTCAAGACGGCGTTCAACGGCGACGCCGGCAGCGACCTCGCCAAGCGCACCCTCGCCTCCAGCGAGTACATCCAGGGCGACCCGACCGACTCCGCGCACCTCGAGAAGCTGTTCGAGGCCTCCGAGGGCGAGCCGGTCATGTACTTCGCCCTCCCGCCCGCGATCTCGGTGAAGGTCATCAAGGCCCTCGAGAAGATCACCGTGCCCGACGGCCTCCGCCTCGCGCTCGAGAAGCCCTTCGGCAACGACGAGGAGGGCGCGCGCGACCTCAACGCCGAGCTCCTCAAGGTCGTCCCCGAAGAGCGCATCCACCGCACCGACCACTTCCTCGGTCGCTCGACGGTGCTCGACATCATCGGCCTCCGCTTCGCCAACCGCCTCTTCGAGCCGGTCTGGAACAGCGACAACATCGAGAAGGTCGAGATCTTCTACGACGAGATCCTAGGGCTCGAGGGTCGCGCGCAGTACTACGACAAGGCCGGCGCCCTGATCGACATGATCCAGAGCCACCTCCTGCAGATCCTGGCGGTCATCGCGATGGACGCCCCGGCGTCGATCGACGCCGTCGAGCTCCGCAGCGAGATCGCCCGCGTCCTCCGCGCCACCTGGGTGAAGGACGGCGACCCCGTCACCTCCAGCCGCCGCGGCCAGTACACCGCCGGCACCATCGACGGCAAAGACGTGCCGTCGTACTCCGACGAGGACGGCGTCGACAACGCGCTGCAGACCGAGACGCTGGCCGAGGTCGAGTTCGAGATCAAGACGCGCCGCTGGGCCGGCGTCCCCTTCATCCTGCGCTCCGGCAAGGGCATGGAGAAGATCCGCAAGGAGGTGCTGATCACCTTCAAACCGGTGCCGGTGCTCCCCGCGGGTCTCAAGGGCGCGTCGACCCCCGACACCCTGCGCATCGAGATCAGCCCCGAGACCCTCGAGCTCGGCGTCACGACCAACGGCAAGGGCAATCCGTTCTCGCTCGAGAAGTCGATCCTCAAGACCGACCTCGGCAAGCCCGAGCTGACCCCCTACGGCGAAGTGCTCTCGGGCATCTTCCACGACGACCCCACGCTCTCGATTCGCGGCGACGTCGCGGAGCGCTGCTGGGCCATCGTGGCGCCGGTCATCACCGCATGGAAGTCCGACATGGTGCCGCTCGAGAAGTACGCCGCCGGCTCCTCGGGACCTGCCGAGTGGACCACCTCGAAAGAAGCGTAA
- a CDS encoding TetR/AcrR family transcriptional regulator, translating into MLVTEVNEALPGGSSLLRNEPVQARSSARLTGLLDAAASIIDEIGFERLTTAMVAERAGASIGTVYRYFPDRIAVVEALAVRGAQRFVDRVSVDVSERDITRWADSIDIVIDALVEMYRTEPGFRAIRFGDSETADKALTADTRRPLAEQLTTCLVDRFGIERTADVEFAIEVATETGSALVARAFFSDPAGDARFIDQSRALVSGYLDTALNHAR; encoded by the coding sequence TTGCTCGTCACCGAGGTCAATGAAGCACTGCCCGGGGGATCATCACTACTGCGCAACGAGCCCGTCCAGGCCCGTAGCTCTGCGCGGCTCACCGGACTGCTCGATGCCGCGGCGTCGATCATCGACGAGATCGGGTTCGAGCGCCTCACCACGGCGATGGTCGCCGAGCGCGCCGGCGCGTCGATCGGCACCGTCTACCGGTACTTCCCCGACCGCATCGCCGTGGTCGAGGCCCTGGCCGTGCGGGGCGCGCAACGCTTCGTCGACCGCGTGTCGGTCGACGTCTCGGAGCGCGACATCACACGCTGGGCCGACTCGATCGACATCGTGATCGACGCCCTCGTCGAGATGTACCGCACCGAGCCGGGCTTCCGGGCCATCCGCTTCGGCGACTCCGAGACGGCCGACAAAGCCCTGACGGCCGACACTCGGCGACCGCTCGCCGAGCAGCTGACCACGTGCCTCGTCGACCGGTTCGGCATCGAGCGGACCGCCGACGTCGAGTTCGCGATCGAGGTGGCGACAGAGACGGGGAGTGCTCTCGTGGCGCGCGCGTTCTTCTCGGATCCTGCCGGCGACGCGCGCTTCATCGACCAGAGCCGCGCCCTGGTCTCGGGCTACCTCGACACGGCTCTGAACCACGCCCGCTGA
- a CDS encoding SDR family oxidoreductase, translated as MKTTAHTILITGGTSGLGLGLAQRFQKAGNKVIVAGRRSELLDEIERDNAGTEAYPAIEGLQLDVADPASIVAAFTAVTTSHPELDVVVTMAGIMEPEDLHTADFLATSERIVATNLLGTLRTVAAFTEFLQQKPDAAIMTVSSGLAFVPLAVTPTYNATKAAVHSFTESLRLQLDGTSVEVLELIPPAVATSLMGQDQDTSGGPMPVDEYLDEVMSILTDRPDEKHVMVERVKFLRNAEVEGRYDDVLQMLAGRGH; from the coding sequence ATGAAGACGACAGCGCACACCATTCTCATCACCGGCGGCACCTCGGGCCTGGGCCTCGGCCTCGCCCAGCGCTTCCAGAAAGCGGGCAACAAGGTCATCGTCGCGGGGCGGCGCAGCGAGCTGCTCGACGAGATCGAGCGCGACAACGCAGGCACCGAGGCCTACCCGGCCATCGAAGGGCTTCAGCTCGACGTCGCCGACCCCGCGTCGATCGTGGCGGCGTTCACGGCGGTCACCACGTCGCATCCTGAGCTCGACGTCGTCGTCACGATGGCCGGCATCATGGAGCCCGAAGACCTCCACACGGCCGACTTCCTGGCCACCTCCGAGCGCATCGTCGCCACCAACCTGCTCGGCACGCTCCGCACCGTGGCCGCGTTCACCGAGTTCTTACAGCAGAAGCCCGACGCCGCCATCATGACCGTCTCGTCGGGGCTCGCGTTCGTGCCGCTCGCCGTGACGCCCACGTACAACGCGACGAAGGCCGCCGTGCACTCGTTCACCGAGTCGCTGCGCCTGCAGCTCGACGGCACCTCGGTCGAGGTGCTCGAGCTGATCCCGCCGGCTGTCGCCACCTCGCTGATGGGCCAGGATCAGGACACCTCCGGCGGCCCGATGCCGGTCGACGAGTACCTCGACGAGGTCATGTCGATCCTCACCGACCGCCCCGACGAGAAGCACGTGATGGTCGAGCGCGTGAAGTTCCTCCGCAACGCCGAGGTCGAGGGCCGCTACGACGACGTGCTGCAGATGCTCGCCGGTCGAGGTCACTGA
- a CDS encoding glycoside hydrolase family 15 protein, whose amino-acid sequence MPLAIEDYALIGDCHTAALVGKDGSIDWLCLPRFDSASMFAKLLGTDDSGRWLVAPKDANATSTRHYIDDTFVLVTTWTTPTGEVEVIDTMPYGDRRADVVRRVKGISGTVTMVEDLRIRFAYTTAIPWIRQTDEDALDDWSANASVSTEDPANAHRYGSLIAIAGPDAVIVRGPRLTASDHTHQATFEVQEGETVDLSLTWYPSHREPPAPIDAGKRIDETVAWWQEWASHSDAPATYDEEVHRSLLLLRALTHEDTSGIVAAATTSLPEQFGGSRNWDYRYVWLRDASMTLQALILHGFADEAAGWRGWLLRAIAGDPADVQIMYGLSGERYLLENTIDELPGYRDSKPVRTGNGAYTQYQGDVFGEVMVALHDARELGVEEGADSWALQRALMQYVEDNWDRPDNGIWEIRGPAQHFTHSRVMIWAALDRAVRGVQQFHLEGPVDRWMALREKVRDEIETNGFDKERNTYTQAYGSHEVDASLLQLSQVGYVDAHDPRMLGTVAAIEADVSQGGLLKDGLLVRYRTESGVDGLTGTENPFLTCSFWLAEQYARSGRIDDATELMDRLVGYRNDVGMLSEEIEVATGHHAGNTPQALSHLALVRAADAIEAALDHSRGNRGRRLASQTHPHDDSKPASQHDPRSDDPATGSRSNMTDGGGTVTDVAAAGGPPDRYGDDLGADRTKSS is encoded by the coding sequence ATGCCCCTCGCGATCGAAGACTATGCACTGATCGGCGACTGCCACACGGCCGCTCTCGTCGGAAAAGACGGCAGCATCGACTGGCTCTGCCTGCCCCGGTTCGACTCCGCGTCGATGTTCGCGAAGCTTCTCGGCACCGACGACTCCGGGCGGTGGCTCGTGGCGCCCAAAGACGCGAACGCCACCTCCACCCGCCACTACATCGACGACACCTTCGTGCTGGTCACGACGTGGACGACGCCCACCGGCGAGGTCGAGGTGATCGACACGATGCCCTACGGCGACCGCCGGGCGGACGTGGTGCGGCGCGTCAAGGGCATCTCGGGCACCGTCACGATGGTCGAAGACCTGCGCATCCGCTTCGCGTACACGACGGCGATCCCCTGGATCCGTCAGACCGACGAGGACGCCCTCGACGACTGGAGCGCGAACGCCTCCGTCTCGACTGAAGACCCCGCCAACGCGCACCGCTACGGCTCGCTCATCGCCATCGCCGGCCCCGACGCCGTGATCGTGCGCGGGCCGCGGCTCACCGCCTCCGACCACACGCACCAGGCGACGTTCGAGGTGCAGGAGGGGGAGACGGTCGACCTCTCCCTCACCTGGTACCCCTCGCATCGCGAGCCGCCGGCCCCGATCGACGCGGGCAAGCGCATCGACGAGACGGTGGCGTGGTGGCAGGAGTGGGCCTCCCACTCGGACGCGCCCGCCACCTACGACGAAGAGGTGCACCGGTCTCTGCTGCTGCTTCGCGCACTCACCCACGAAGACACCAGCGGCATCGTCGCCGCGGCCACGACGAGCCTCCCCGAGCAGTTCGGCGGCAGCCGCAACTGGGACTACCGCTACGTCTGGCTGCGCGACGCCTCGATGACCCTCCAGGCGCTGATCCTGCACGGCTTCGCCGACGAGGCCGCCGGCTGGCGCGGCTGGCTGCTGCGGGCGATCGCCGGCGACCCGGCCGACGTGCAGATCATGTACGGCCTGAGTGGCGAACGCTATCTGCTCGAGAACACCATCGACGAGTTGCCCGGCTACCGCGACTCGAAGCCGGTGCGCACCGGCAACGGCGCCTACACGCAATACCAGGGCGACGTCTTCGGCGAGGTGATGGTCGCCCTCCACGACGCGCGCGAGCTCGGTGTCGAAGAGGGCGCCGACTCGTGGGCGCTGCAGCGCGCTCTCATGCAGTACGTCGAAGACAACTGGGACCGCCCCGACAACGGCATCTGGGAGATCCGCGGGCCGGCCCAGCACTTCACGCACTCGCGCGTCATGATCTGGGCCGCCCTCGACCGGGCGGTGCGTGGCGTGCAGCAGTTCCACCTCGAGGGCCCCGTCGACCGCTGGATGGCGCTGCGCGAGAAGGTCCGCGACGAGATCGAGACCAACGGCTTCGACAAAGAGCGCAACACCTACACGCAGGCGTACGGGTCGCACGAGGTCGACGCCTCGCTGCTGCAGCTCTCGCAGGTCGGCTACGTCGACGCGCACGATCCGCGCATGCTCGGCACAGTGGCGGCCATCGAGGCTGATGTCTCCCAAGGCGGCCTGCTGAAAGACGGCCTGCTCGTGCGCTACCGCACCGAGTCGGGAGTCGACGGCCTCACCGGCACCGAGAACCCCTTCCTCACCTGCTCGTTCTGGCTGGCCGAGCAGTACGCGCGCTCGGGCAGGATCGACGACGCGACCGAGCTCATGGACCGCCTGGTCGGCTACCGCAACGACGTCGGCATGCTCTCCGAAGAGATCGAGGTCGCGACCGGCCATCACGCGGGCAACACGCCCCAGGCTCTGTCGCACCTCGCGCTCGTGCGCGCGGCGGATGCCATCGAGGCAGCCCTCGACCATTCGCGCGGCAACCGCGGGCGACGCCTCGCCAGCCAGACGCACCCGCACGACGACTCGAAGCCCGCCAGCCAGCACGACCCGCGCAGCGATGATCCTGCGACGGGGTCGCGCTCGAACATGACCGACGGCGGCGGCACCGTGACCGACGTCGCCGCCGCCGGCGGCCCGCCCGATCGGTACGGTGACGACCTCGGGGCTGATCGCACGAAGAGCAGCTGA